Proteins co-encoded in one Gopherus evgoodei ecotype Sinaloan lineage chromosome 4, rGopEvg1_v1.p, whole genome shotgun sequence genomic window:
- the LOC115651422 gene encoding zinc finger protein 664-like isoform X2 — translation MAAAGPAQQLQVAFEDVALYFTREEWELLSQPEQQLYRDQMLRNYWTLVSLGYSGSTPDLIQRFEAGEAELWIQDYEDSRETSGLESPSSGLGILGGMRTQSECGESAAGKQDSTSHIGIHAQDAVHPQAKLSQRLDLATHQRLPMGQRPHCCIDCGKSFRSPSALTQHQYTHARAWLHRCSDCGKAFARSAYLRRHQSVHTGERPHRCPECGKGFAESSGLRVHLRMHTGERPYQCAHCGKGFCSSSSLTQHQLTHTGERPHHCADCGKGFAWRSHLKRHQLMHTGERPHHCSDCGKSFTESSTLRIHQRTHTGERPHHCAHCNKGFAESSSLRKHQCTHTGEWPHRCAHCGKGFRCASTLTLHQRAHTGEQPHRCAHCGKGFRCASTLTRHQRAHTGEQPYCCADCGKGFAGRSRLRIHQRMHTGERPYRCAYCGKGFVERSNLRSHQRTHTGERPYHCTDCGKGFAQSSTLKKHQRTHRGAATAL, via the exons ATGGCTGCAGCGGGGCCGGCGCAG cagctccaggtggcgtTTGAGGACGTTGCTCTGTATTTCACCCGGGAGGAGTGGGAGCTCCTatcccagccagagcagcagctgtaccGGGACCAGATGCTGAGGAATTACTGGACCCTTGTTTCCTTAG GCTATTCAGGTTCCACACCGGACTTAATCCAGCGGTTTGAGGCAGGGGAGGCAGAGCTCTGGATCCAAGATTATGAGGACTCCAGGGAAACCTCAGGGCTTGAGAGCCCCTCCTCAG GGCTCGGGATCCTGGGGGGAATGCGGACACAGAGTGAATGTGGGGAAAGTGCGGCGGGGAAGCAGGATTCCACGTCCCACATAGGGATTCATGCACAGGACGCAGTCCATCCCCAGgctaaactcagccagagactAGACCTTGCTACACACCAGAGACTCCCCATGGGCCAGCGTCCCCACTGCTGCATCGACTGCGGCAAGAGCTTCAGGAGTCCCTCCGCGCTGACCCAGCACCAGTACACGCACGCTCGGGCGTGGCTGCACCGCTGCTCTGACTGTGGCAAGGCCTTTGCACGGAGTGCATACCTGAGAAGACACCAGAGCGtgcacaccggggagcggccacATCGCTGTCCTGAGTGCGGCAAGGGCTTTGCAGAGAGTTCAGGCCTGAGAGTACACCTGCGCAtgcacaccggggagcggccgtACCAGTGTGCTCACTGTGGTAAGGGATTCTGCAGTTCGTCCTCACTGACCCAGCACCAGCTCAcgcacaccggggagcggccgcATCACTGTGCTGACTGCGGCAAGGGCTTTGCATGGCGCTCACACCTGAAAAGACACCAGCTCATgcacactggggagcggccgcaTCACTGTTCTGACTGTGGCAAGAGCTTTACAGAGAGCTCAACGCTGAGAATACATCAGCGCAcacacactggggagcggccgcaCCACTGTGCCCACTGCAATAAGGGTTTTGCAGAGAGCTCAAGCCTAAGGAAACACCAGTGCACGCACACTGGGGAGTGGCCACACCGTTGTGCCCACTGTGGTAAGGGATTCCGCTGTGCCTCCACACTGACACTGCACCAGCGTGCACACACTGGGGAGCAGCCACACCGTTGTGCCCACTGTGGTAAGGGATTCCGCTGTGCCTCCACACTGACACGGCACCAGCGCGCACACACTGGGGAGCAACCGTACTGCTGTGCTGACTGCGGGAAAGGCTTTGCAGGGCGCTCACGGCTGAGAATTCACCAGCGCATgcacactggggagcggccatatCGCTGTGCTTACTGTGGCAAGGGCTTTGTAGAGAGGTCAAACCTGAGATCACACCAACGCACGCACACTGGGGAGCGACCGTATCACTGTACTGACTGCGGCAAGGGCTTTGCACAGTCCTCAACCCTGAAAAAACACCAGCGCACGCACCGGGGAGCAGCCACAGCACTGTGA
- the LOC115651422 gene encoding zinc finger protein 664-like isoform X1, whose product MAAAGPAQQLQVAFEDVALYFTREEWELLSQPEQQLYRDQMLRNYWTLVSLGYSGSTPDLIQRFEAGEAELWIQDYEDSRETSGLESPSSAGLGILGGMRTQSECGESAAGKQDSTSHIGIHAQDAVHPQAKLSQRLDLATHQRLPMGQRPHCCIDCGKSFRSPSALTQHQYTHARAWLHRCSDCGKAFARSAYLRRHQSVHTGERPHRCPECGKGFAESSGLRVHLRMHTGERPYQCAHCGKGFCSSSSLTQHQLTHTGERPHHCADCGKGFAWRSHLKRHQLMHTGERPHHCSDCGKSFTESSTLRIHQRTHTGERPHHCAHCNKGFAESSSLRKHQCTHTGEWPHRCAHCGKGFRCASTLTLHQRAHTGEQPHRCAHCGKGFRCASTLTRHQRAHTGEQPYCCADCGKGFAGRSRLRIHQRMHTGERPYRCAYCGKGFVERSNLRSHQRTHTGERPYHCTDCGKGFAQSSTLKKHQRTHRGAATAL is encoded by the exons ATGGCTGCAGCGGGGCCGGCGCAG cagctccaggtggcgtTTGAGGACGTTGCTCTGTATTTCACCCGGGAGGAGTGGGAGCTCCTatcccagccagagcagcagctgtaccGGGACCAGATGCTGAGGAATTACTGGACCCTTGTTTCCTTAG GCTATTCAGGTTCCACACCGGACTTAATCCAGCGGTTTGAGGCAGGGGAGGCAGAGCTCTGGATCCAAGATTATGAGGACTCCAGGGAAACCTCAGGGCTTGAGAGCCCCTCCTCAG CAGGGCTCGGGATCCTGGGGGGAATGCGGACACAGAGTGAATGTGGGGAAAGTGCGGCGGGGAAGCAGGATTCCACGTCCCACATAGGGATTCATGCACAGGACGCAGTCCATCCCCAGgctaaactcagccagagactAGACCTTGCTACACACCAGAGACTCCCCATGGGCCAGCGTCCCCACTGCTGCATCGACTGCGGCAAGAGCTTCAGGAGTCCCTCCGCGCTGACCCAGCACCAGTACACGCACGCTCGGGCGTGGCTGCACCGCTGCTCTGACTGTGGCAAGGCCTTTGCACGGAGTGCATACCTGAGAAGACACCAGAGCGtgcacaccggggagcggccacATCGCTGTCCTGAGTGCGGCAAGGGCTTTGCAGAGAGTTCAGGCCTGAGAGTACACCTGCGCAtgcacaccggggagcggccgtACCAGTGTGCTCACTGTGGTAAGGGATTCTGCAGTTCGTCCTCACTGACCCAGCACCAGCTCAcgcacaccggggagcggccgcATCACTGTGCTGACTGCGGCAAGGGCTTTGCATGGCGCTCACACCTGAAAAGACACCAGCTCATgcacactggggagcggccgcaTCACTGTTCTGACTGTGGCAAGAGCTTTACAGAGAGCTCAACGCTGAGAATACATCAGCGCAcacacactggggagcggccgcaCCACTGTGCCCACTGCAATAAGGGTTTTGCAGAGAGCTCAAGCCTAAGGAAACACCAGTGCACGCACACTGGGGAGTGGCCACACCGTTGTGCCCACTGTGGTAAGGGATTCCGCTGTGCCTCCACACTGACACTGCACCAGCGTGCACACACTGGGGAGCAGCCACACCGTTGTGCCCACTGTGGTAAGGGATTCCGCTGTGCCTCCACACTGACACGGCACCAGCGCGCACACACTGGGGAGCAACCGTACTGCTGTGCTGACTGCGGGAAAGGCTTTGCAGGGCGCTCACGGCTGAGAATTCACCAGCGCATgcacactggggagcggccatatCGCTGTGCTTACTGTGGCAAGGGCTTTGTAGAGAGGTCAAACCTGAGATCACACCAACGCACGCACACTGGGGAGCGACCGTATCACTGTACTGACTGCGGCAAGGGCTTTGCACAGTCCTCAACCCTGAAAAAACACCAGCGCACGCACCGGGGAGCAGCCACAGCACTGTGA
- the LOC115651422 gene encoding zinc finger protein 664-like isoform X3: MAAAGPAQLQVAFEDVALYFTREEWELLSQPEQQLYRDQMLRNYWTLVSLGYSGSTPDLIQRFEAGEAELWIQDYEDSRETSGLESPSSAGLGILGGMRTQSECGESAAGKQDSTSHIGIHAQDAVHPQAKLSQRLDLATHQRLPMGQRPHCCIDCGKSFRSPSALTQHQYTHARAWLHRCSDCGKAFARSAYLRRHQSVHTGERPHRCPECGKGFAESSGLRVHLRMHTGERPYQCAHCGKGFCSSSSLTQHQLTHTGERPHHCADCGKGFAWRSHLKRHQLMHTGERPHHCSDCGKSFTESSTLRIHQRTHTGERPHHCAHCNKGFAESSSLRKHQCTHTGEWPHRCAHCGKGFRCASTLTLHQRAHTGEQPHRCAHCGKGFRCASTLTRHQRAHTGEQPYCCADCGKGFAGRSRLRIHQRMHTGERPYRCAYCGKGFVERSNLRSHQRTHTGERPYHCTDCGKGFAQSSTLKKHQRTHRGAATAL; this comes from the exons ATGGCTGCAGCGGGGCCGGCGCAG ctccaggtggcgtTTGAGGACGTTGCTCTGTATTTCACCCGGGAGGAGTGGGAGCTCCTatcccagccagagcagcagctgtaccGGGACCAGATGCTGAGGAATTACTGGACCCTTGTTTCCTTAG GCTATTCAGGTTCCACACCGGACTTAATCCAGCGGTTTGAGGCAGGGGAGGCAGAGCTCTGGATCCAAGATTATGAGGACTCCAGGGAAACCTCAGGGCTTGAGAGCCCCTCCTCAG CAGGGCTCGGGATCCTGGGGGGAATGCGGACACAGAGTGAATGTGGGGAAAGTGCGGCGGGGAAGCAGGATTCCACGTCCCACATAGGGATTCATGCACAGGACGCAGTCCATCCCCAGgctaaactcagccagagactAGACCTTGCTACACACCAGAGACTCCCCATGGGCCAGCGTCCCCACTGCTGCATCGACTGCGGCAAGAGCTTCAGGAGTCCCTCCGCGCTGACCCAGCACCAGTACACGCACGCTCGGGCGTGGCTGCACCGCTGCTCTGACTGTGGCAAGGCCTTTGCACGGAGTGCATACCTGAGAAGACACCAGAGCGtgcacaccggggagcggccacATCGCTGTCCTGAGTGCGGCAAGGGCTTTGCAGAGAGTTCAGGCCTGAGAGTACACCTGCGCAtgcacaccggggagcggccgtACCAGTGTGCTCACTGTGGTAAGGGATTCTGCAGTTCGTCCTCACTGACCCAGCACCAGCTCAcgcacaccggggagcggccgcATCACTGTGCTGACTGCGGCAAGGGCTTTGCATGGCGCTCACACCTGAAAAGACACCAGCTCATgcacactggggagcggccgcaTCACTGTTCTGACTGTGGCAAGAGCTTTACAGAGAGCTCAACGCTGAGAATACATCAGCGCAcacacactggggagcggccgcaCCACTGTGCCCACTGCAATAAGGGTTTTGCAGAGAGCTCAAGCCTAAGGAAACACCAGTGCACGCACACTGGGGAGTGGCCACACCGTTGTGCCCACTGTGGTAAGGGATTCCGCTGTGCCTCCACACTGACACTGCACCAGCGTGCACACACTGGGGAGCAGCCACACCGTTGTGCCCACTGTGGTAAGGGATTCCGCTGTGCCTCCACACTGACACGGCACCAGCGCGCACACACTGGGGAGCAACCGTACTGCTGTGCTGACTGCGGGAAAGGCTTTGCAGGGCGCTCACGGCTGAGAATTCACCAGCGCATgcacactggggagcggccatatCGCTGTGCTTACTGTGGCAAGGGCTTTGTAGAGAGGTCAAACCTGAGATCACACCAACGCACGCACACTGGGGAGCGACCGTATCACTGTACTGACTGCGGCAAGGGCTTTGCACAGTCCTCAACCCTGAAAAAACACCAGCGCACGCACCGGGGAGCAGCCACAGCACTGTGA